Part of the Caldisericaceae bacterium genome, CTCTTCCAAAACCTTACCAGCATAGGTAGTAGGGGGATTTTTAAAAACACTGCCCGCGCATGGAAAATCAAGTGGTTGCTTATCATAACGTAATCTCATATTCATCTCTTTTGCTTTAATAATTTCTTTTTCGTCTTTTTCTTCCAAGGCGATTACAGAATTTAACAAAATCAGTCTTTCGTCTTGCAAAATCGAATATCTGTAATCAAAGTGAAAATCATCGTGTTTAAATCGATAAATTTTACCATTTAAATCCATTACATCTCCGTATAAAACCTTAGTACTTATGTAGTGAGAATTAGTTCCTGCATTCATTGCAACTGCACCACCAACTGCACCAGGAATCCCAAAAGCAAACTCTAAGCCACCAAGATTACGCTTCATAGCTTGTTCAATAAAAAATTGTAAAGAGGCACCAGCCTCAATAAAGGCAATATTTTGAGAAAAAGTAAACTTACCAAAATTGCTTCCAAGTTTAATTACAATACCTCTAATTCCTTCATCTGCAACAAGGATGTTTGTCCCATTTCCTATAACTGTAACTTCAAGATTATTTTGTTTTGCAAATTTAAGCATTCTTTCAAGATCCTCTATATTAGAAGGTTCTACAAAAATTTCCGCAGGACCCCCAATCTTAAAAGAAGTGTGTTTAGAAAGAGGCTCTTCAAAAAGCACAGTCCCTTCAACCAAATTTTTTATTTTTTCTATAGTTTTCATATACCACCTGATTTTAGCAAAATTTTTTCTAAAACAAAATTTACTTTGGATGGCCCAAGGGTTATAACTAAATCATCTTTTTTCAACAGTTTCAAAACAATGTCTGCTGCTTCATCGTAGTTAGATGCTTTAATTACAACTTTTTGAGGGTTTCTTTCTTTTATCCAATCAAATACTTGTTCGTCGTTAATTCCATCAATGGGAGTTTCAAAAGCAGACGCAATTGGTAA contains:
- the murB gene encoding UDP-N-acetylmuramate dehydrogenase yields the protein MKTIEKIKNLVEGTVLFEEPLSKHTSFKIGGPAEIFVEPSNIEDLERMLKFAKQNNLEVTVIGNGTNILVADEGIRGIVIKLGSNFGKFTFSQNIAFIEAGASLQFFIEQAMKRNLGGLEFAFGIPGAVGGAVAMNAGTNSHYISTKVLYGDVMDLNGKIYRFKHDDFHFDYRYSILQDERLILLNSVIALEEKDEKEIIKAKEMNMRLRYDKQPLDFPCAGSVFKNPPTTYAGKVLEESGCKGLRFGDAIISDKHANFIVNLGNATANDVVKLIKEAQLRVYKNKDLVLELEIKLLGDFKNLGLIERKK